A genomic window from Fusarium verticillioides 7600 chromosome 5, whole genome shotgun sequence includes:
- a CDS encoding GTPase, with the protein MPRDPLIGLVGKPSAGKSSTLNSLTDASSKVGNFPFTTIDPQRAIGYLQIECACARYNVSDRCKPNYGACVEGRRSVPIELLDVAGLVPGAHEGRGLGNKFLDDLRHADALIHVVDASGTVDAEGKETRGYDPSVDIAWLRSEIVAWVLGNLMQRWGSIRRRHQAIKATATETLQAQFSGYGATSTIVNRALDRCGIKEPLEDWSNETVELVVNAFIDEKFPTVIALNKIDHPDADKNISKIAKQQDPNTIVLCSAISEIFLRKMAKQGYIKYVEGSEFIDTKEDLIEQGDPTGGGLKDLDEKNRNRIENLKDMVLYRFGSTGVVQVLSKAAELLGLVPVFPVRNTSTFSSGASDSKFVFRDCVLVKKGSTVGDVARKVMGDAPIAFVEGAGNIRVSEDDFVAVGKNDVLSFKVGRA; encoded by the exons ATGCCTCGCGATCCCCTCATCGGCCTCGTGGGAAAGCCCTCGGCTGGTAAGAGCTCTACGCTCAACAGCTTAACTGATGCTTCGTCTAAAGTTG GCAATTTCCC GTTCACCACAATTGACCCCCAGCGTGCAATCGGCTATCTTCAGATAGAGTGTGCTTGTGCCCGATATAACGTATCAGACAGATGCAAACCCAATTATGGAGCTTGCGTTGAGGGCCGTCGTTCTGTACCtattgagcttctcgatgtcgCTGGTCTAGTCCCCGGTGCTCATGAGGGCCGAGGCCTGGGGAACAAGTTTCTCGATGACTTACGACATGCCGATGCTCTGATTCATGTTGTCGATGCTTCGGGTACTGTCGATGCTGAAGGAAAGGAGACAAGAGGCTATGATCCTTCCGTGGACATTGCTTGGCTACGAAGCGAAATCGTAGCTTGGGTTCTCGGCAATCTCATGCAACGATGGGGATCCATCCGACGAAGGCATCAGGCTATCAAGGCAACCGCTACAGAAACACTGCAAGCACAGTTCTCCGGTTACGGTGCAACATCGACTATTGTGAACCGTGCTCTTGATCGCTGCGGCATCAAGGAACCCCTGGAGGATTGGTCCAATGAGACCGTAGAGTTGGTCGTCAATGCCttcattgatgagaagttcCCTACAGTCATCGCACTCAACAAAATCGATCACCCAGACGCTGATAAAAACATCTCCAAAATCGCCAAGCAGCAAGACCCTAATACCATTGTGTTATGTTCAGCCATCTCGGAGATTTTCTTGCGAAAGATGGCTAAACAGGGCTACATCAAATATGTCGAAGGCAGCGAATTTATCGACACCAAGGAGGATCTTATAGAGCAAGGCGACCCAACCGGCGGTGgcctcaaagatctcgacgAGAAAAATCGTAATCGAATCGAGAATCTCAAGGACATGGTACTTTACCGCTTTGGATCTACCGGTGTCGTTCAAGTCCTTTCCAAGGCCGCTGAGCTCCTTGGTCTCGTGCCCGTTTTCCCCGTCCGAAATACCTCCACCTTCAGTTCTGGTGCATCGGACTCCAAGTTTGTTTTCCGCGATTGcgttcttgtcaagaaagGCAGCACGGTTGGCGATGTGGCTCGCAAAGTGATGGGAGATGCGCCTATCGCCTTTGTCGAGGGGGCTGGAAATATCCGAGTATCTGAAGACGATTTCGTCGCTGTGGGCAAGAATGAT GTTCTATCATTCAAGGTCGGCAGAGCCTGA